Part of the Thermodesulfobacteriota bacterium genome, CACCGCTCCAGGGCCGCCTCGAAGCCCAGCACCGCCCGGGCGTCGGTGCGGGCCACGATCACGATGTCGGCCTCGGCCCGGGCGTCGCAGGCGGCCCGCAGCTTCTCCACCATCTCCCCCAGGGGCACGACCTCCTTGCCCTCGGTGTGGCCGCAGCGCTTGGGCGCCACCTGGTCCTCGAGCTGGACCGCGGCGAGCCCTGCCCGCGCGTACTCCCGCACGGTGCGGTAGGCGTTGAGGGCGTTGCCGAAGCCGGTGTCGGCATCGGCGATGAGGGGCAGGGAGGTCGCGGAAGCCACGGCGGCGGCCCGGCCCACCATTTCCCCGAAGGAGACCAGACCCAGGTCGGGCACCCCGAAGGCGCTTGCCGCCACCCCGAACCCCGTGAGGTAGGCGGCCCGAAAGCCCCCCCGCTCCACCAGGCGGGCCGAGAGAGCGTCGAAGCAGCCCGGGGCCTGGAGGAGGCCGGGCCGGGCGAGCAGGTGCCGAAGCCGGGCGGCGGGCGTCACGGAGAACCTGCCGACTTCTGAGCGGGCTCCGGGCGGGGAGGGCACGGCGGCGCTCTCCTGCGCATCAGGGCTGCACCCAGGTCGCCCGGTGCAGCAGGTCCGTGGCGGCCAGGGTGCCCGCCCGGTAGAGCCGGCAATCCATGGTCTCGAAGGCCACCCGCCCGGCACCGTCCGGCGCGGACAGGTGGACCCAGAGGCGGTGGGAGCCGAAATCGCTCCGGAGCGTGCCCTCCCCGGCGAGGAAGGCCAGGGCCAGGAGGTCCGCCGCGTCGCGCCCCTGCCCCCACTCCAGCCAAACCCGCACGTCCCAGCGGCCCTCCCGCGACCTCTGGGCGTCCAGGGCCCGAACCACGTCGCTCTCCTTCACCGGAAACCCCAGGTCCGTGGCCGCCCACTGGAGGGTGTGTCCCATCTCCCCGAGGGACCAGTTGCGCGCCGGCACCCGCTCCAGCACCGCCGTGAGCCGGGCCTTCTGGCGGGCATCGAGATCCGTGGCCCGGTTCACGGCCTGGGCGAAGCGCTCCGCGAGCGCCGTGGGCCGGGCCGCCTCGGCGGGGCGCTCGGCCCGGGGCGTCGCCATCCACGCAAACCCCAGGTGCGCCGCCACGCTCACCACGACGCAGAGGAAGAAGATCTTTCGCTCCC contains:
- a CDS encoding isocitrate lyase/PEP mutase family protein; protein product: MTPAARLRHLLARPGLLQAPGCFDALSARLVERGGFRAAYLTGFGVAASAFGVPDLGLVSFGEMVGRAAAVASATSLPLIADADTGFGNALNAYRTVREYARAGLAAVQLEDQVAPKRCGHTEGKEVVPLGEMVEKLRAACDARAEADIVIVARTDARAVLGFEAALERCRAFADAGADVVFCEAPQTEEELARVPREVPAPCLVNLVEGGRTPLLPAQRLEALGYRLAIYPVTLLYAAVAGMGARLGGGTLQPWEGPSSFEDLKGLVGFPEWGARAASYRG